A genomic window from Fusarium oxysporum Fo47 chromosome VIII, complete sequence includes:
- a CDS encoding endoplasmic reticulum-based factor for assembly of V-ATPase-domain-containing protein: MVLLTMTSSILEALSIVEATETSQIEDHDGTEEQESQQPTKEPTLDDPELGNPISHGQIVDLWKQLKAQGNSNFTLEQLLRGASVYIPPPPPKPEPSPEYKALMARLRREEEARTYERMINPPPQHETFKDHFPSSAAAFAAANRPTSSADLGDDDMAMEEVHKQVTLIINFLVSIAGVAGTLWVTARWWSLPARMFLTMGGSILVAIAEVVVYNAYIWKMDQGRKKHGKVKEVREVVESWVLGKDEDEKSVLIKEKDRTEDGVRKRKTEAKVET; encoded by the exons ATGGTGCTACTCACAATGACGTCCTCTATTCTGGAGGCGTTGTCGATTGTCGAAGCTACAGAAACATCACAAATCGAAGATCATGACGGAACAGAGGAACAAGAATCACAACAACCCACCAAAGAACCTACTTTAGACGACCCGGAACTTGGAAATCCCATATCGCATGGCCAAATAGTTGATCTGTGGAAGCAACTGAAAGCTCAAGGCAACTCAAACTTCACCCTCGAACAACTTCTTCGCGGCGCATCTGTCTACatccctcctccacctcccaAACCCGAACCC TCCCCCGAATACAAAGCCCTAATGGCCCGTCTCCGccgcgaagaagaagcccgcACCTACGAACGAATGATAAACCCACCTCCCCAACACGAAACCTTCAAAGACCACTTCCCCTCCAGCGCCGCTGCCTTCGCCGCCGCAAACCGACCAACATCCTCCGCAGACCTCGGCGACGACGACAtggcgatggaagaagtGCACAAGCAAGTCACGCTGatcatcaacttcctcgTCAGTATCGCCGGCGTCGCAGGAACATTATGGGTTACAGCTCGGTGGTGGAGTTTGCCGGCACGGATGTTTCTGACGATGGGTGGGAGTATTCTTGTTGCTATTGCGGAGGTTGTGGTGTATAATGCGTATATTTGGAAGATGGACCaggggaggaagaagcatGGGAAAGTTAAGGAGGTTAGGGAGGTAGTTGAGAGTTGGGTGCTAGggaaggatgaggatgagaagagtgttttgatcaaggagaaggatagAACGGAAGATGGAGTGAGGAAACGAAAGACAGAAGCGAAGGTCGAGACATGA
- a CDS encoding S-adenosyl-L-methionine-dependent methyltransferase, whose translation MAETNEQPVVIPDEQEDNESTLGEDSASTTASVSESIFNYRCENGRTYHAYKDGKYVLPNDERENERLDLQHNLFLLTFGDKLGLAPPCHPDAKVNHVLDLGTGTGIWAMDFADEHPEAEVIGVDLSPIQPSFIPPNVTFEIDDIEDEWTYSKPFDYIHSRFMTSCISDWKKYLTQCFQNLTPNGYLELQEADLTIKSDDGTVKPDNALLKCLKLLQEASERFGRPYVDIPALVDLMTEIGFVDVKIERFRWPSNSWPKDKKYKELGAWCYENFSSGLEAITMAALTRGHGWSVEDTTVFLMDVRKTMGDRKVHAYWPIYSIYGRKP comes from the exons ATGGCTGAGACGAACGAACAGCCTGTTGTTATACCGGATGAGCAG GAGGATAATGAGTCCACGTTGGGTGAG GACTCTGCATCTACTACAGCGAGTGTATCTGAGTCAATCTTCAATTACCGCTGTGAAAACGGGAGGACGTATCATGCTTACAAAGACGGCA AGTATGTCTTGCCGAATGATGAGAGGGAGAATGAAAGATTAG ATCTACAGCATAATCTGTTCCTTCTCACCTTTGGCGATAAGCTTGGCCTCGCACCACCATGTCATCCAGACGCAAAAGTGAACCATGTCTTGGACCTGGGAACTGGCACGGGTATTTGGGCAATGGACTTTGCGGATGAACATCCAGAAGCAGAA GTCATCGGCGTCGACCTCTCCCCTATTCAACCAAGCTT CATCCCCCCTAACGTGACCTTTGAGATTGACGATATCGAAGACGAGTGGACCTACTCAAAGCCATTTGACTACATACACAGCCGTTTCATGACATCCTGCATCAGCGACTGGAAGAAATACCTCACCCAATGCTTCCA AAACTTAACCCCCAACGGCTATCTCGAACTCCAAGAAGCAGATCTCACCATCAAATCCGACGACGGCACCGTAAAGCCCGATAACGCACTCCTCAAGTGTCTCAAGCTCCTACAAGAGGCATCAGAGCGGTTCGGGCGTCCTTATGTAGATATCCCAGCGCTAGTAGACCTTATGACGGAGATTGGCTTCGTGGATGTCAAGATCGAGAGGTTCAGGTGGCCGAGTAATTCGTGGCCGAAGgataagaagtataaagaGCTGGGGGCTTGGTGCTATGAGAACTTTTCGAGTGGTTTGGAGGCAATTACTATGGCGGCGCTGACGAGGGGCCACGGGTGGAGTGTGGAGGATACTACTGTGTTTCTGATGGATGTGAGAAAGACTATGGGGGATAGGAAGGTTCACGCCTACTGGCCGAT TTATTCCATTTACGGGAGGAAGCCGTAG
- a CDS encoding P-loop containing nucleoside triphosphate hydrolase protein, producing MSHHDPDVEKIDRTSSPDLSIDPGIHHLSGGHLSLDDVQAVHVQLHNLAVSVDTAPSWLAPSTYGDLFSSKFSTAPKMKPLLNAVNADLEPGTLTAIIGGSGSGKTTLLNTVAERVLSSRLSQEGAVTFNGKVGVHNVRAAYVMQQDILLPTLTVRETLRYSADLRLPPSTTAEERHRVVEEVILELGLKECADTRIGNSQHHGCSGGEKRRTSIGVQLLANPSVLFLDEPTTGLDATSAYQLVRTLKTLAQKGRTIITTIHQPRSEIWDLFDNLIVLTKGSPVFSGAIKDAVPWFADLGFQLPPFVNPAEFIIDIAAVDNRTPELEQETSAKVERLKSAWNAATQKRHRPLDTVDVGDGKKKKDKKAEEHAGFVRQLTVLTDRTLKVTYRDPLGMAATLTEAIFMGLVCGYLFFDLGRDQAGIRSRQGGLYTAAGLQGYLILIFEVYRMTFDIPTFDRENSEGCVDALPFVLSRRIARMVTEDVAAPFLFSVIFYFMAGFDRDVEKFFTFFAITLLNQYIAVTCAMTCVATVRHFAGASVIANLVFTLQSMACGMFINVNSLPVYVRWLKWLTYTFYVFSAYCGNEFEGSFYDCPFGDESDPRCKQYMGSYVMASLGFPKAWVAKPILVCLAFVIFFVVLSVIGLHILKVEMTIARARVSDTDLSAGKEKMTARSVADVRAIDLELNQFSLALDKRTQLGKKLPTKTILNPVNATFSAGVLNVIMGPSGSGKTSLLNSMALRLRNSVGTKYRPAGKLTFNGAVPSDSVIRSVCSYVCQDDDALLPSLTVRETLRFAAGLRLPSFMNKEEKNRRAEDVLLKMGLKDCADNLIGGELVKGISGGEKRRVSIAVQVLTDPRILLLDEPTSGLDAFTANSIMEVLQGLANEGRTLILTIHQARSDLFREFGNVLLLARGGSQVYSGPGKDMLGYLARHGYECPTHTNPADFALDMITIDLQQEGRELESRKRVQKLIDHWKEESSSTNEKPAGTRDEDIKDTPEQHNNQNTTHRRSFNKANLSTPAELGALIRKRAPITTSLPLLLHRATINTYRQPELIVARLMQVIGLAIVLALFFAPFDNDYYSVQNRMGFVQEIGAFYFVGMLQNTAIYPNERDVFYREDDDGVYSVHAFLAAYTILEVPFEIISCMIFGVLGVIAVDLPRTATLYFVSVFACFGIVSCGESLGIMFNTLFGHTGFAVNIMGVFLALANTMAGILSIDMPELFKAFNYLSPIRYGTRAVAPYSLRDITFTCNEEQRLQNGKCPIETGQQVLELYNFDVDPVVNVACLAACVVVYRLLAWGLLKIARTHWKGRKKSDESVKE from the exons ATGTCGCATCATGATCCCgacgttgagaagatcgacAGAACCAGTTCGCCGGATCTTTCGATAGATCCTGGTATTCACCATCTTTCCGGGGGTCATCTTTCTCTCGACGATGTTCAAGCTGTTCATGTTCAACTTCACAACTTGGCCGTATCAGTTGACACAGCACCGTCATGGCTTGCTCCCTCGACATACGGAGATTTGTTCTCCTCAAAGTTCAGCACCGCTCCAAAGATGAAGCCGTTACTCAACGCCGTAAACGCCGATCTTGAACCTGGAACGTTAACGGCTATTATTGGAGGCAGTGGCTCGGGAAAGACAACGCTGCTCAACACAGTCGCTGAAAGAGTTCTGAGCTCGAGATTAAGTCAAGAGGGAGCTGTGACGTTTAACGGGAAAGTTGGAGTTCATAATGTTCGAGCTGCGTATGTTATGCAGCAGGATATTCTGCTACCGACACTCACTGTTAGGGAAACGTTGCGATACTCAGCTGATCTGCGACTACCGCCGTCGACGACCGCTGAAGAACGCCAtagagttgttgaagaagtcattcttgaacttggactGAAAGAATGCGCCGATACACGGATTGGCAACTCGCAGCATCATGGATGTTCAGGTGGTGAGAAACGACGAACGAGTATTGGTGTACAACTCCTCGCCAACCCATCGGTCCTCTTCCTCGACGAGCCTACGACCGGTCTTGATGCGACGAGTGCATACCAGCTTGTACGAACGCTCAAGACCCTTGCGCAAAAGGGGCGCACGATCATAACGACGATTCATCAACCTCGTTCTGAAATCTGGGATCTTTTCGATAATCTTATTGTTCTTACAAAAGGTAGCCCTGTGTTCTCGGGCGCTATCAAAGATGCTGTTCCTTGGTTCGCAGACCTAGGGTTTCAACTCCCTCCTTTCGTTAATCCTGCTGAGTTCATCATTGACATTGCGGCCGTTGATAATCGTACTCCTGAGTTGGAACAAGAAACTTCtgccaaggttgagaggttgaagagtgCTTGGAACGCAGCGACGCAAAAGCGGCATCGACCTCTTGAtactgttgatgttggcgatgggaagaagaagaaggataaaaAGGCAGAGGAGCATGCGGGTTTCGTGCGACAGCTCACTGTTCTTACCGATCGTACCCTCAAAGTTACATACCGTGATCCCCTCGGTATGGCAGCTACTCTCACCGAAGCTATTTTCATGGGTCTTGTCTGCGGATACCTATTTTTCGATCTCGGTCGCGACCAAGCCGGCATTCGATCTCGTCAGGGTGGACTATACACAGCCGCCGGTCTACAGGGAtacctcatcctcatcttcgaAGTCTACCGCATGACGTTCGACATTCCCACCTTCGACCGCGAGAACTCTGAAGGATGCGTCGATGCCCTCCCATTTGTACTTTCACGAAGAATCGCACGAATGGTTACAGAAGATGTGGCTGCGCCGTTTCTCTTCTCGGTTATCTTTTACTTCATGGCTGGATTTGAtcgtgatgttgagaagttcTTTACCTTCTTTGCGATCACGTTGCTGAACCAGTACATTGCTGTAACGTGTGCCATGACGTGTGTTGCTACGGTTAGACACTTTGCTGGAGCGAGTGTGATAGCAAATCTGGTTTTTACGCTGCAGAGTATGGCGTGTGGAATGTTCATCAACGTGAACAGTCTGCCTGTCTACGTCCGATGGCTCAAATGGCTTACTTACACG TTCTACGTCTTTAGCGCGTACTGCGGAAACGAGTTTGAAGGGAGCTTCTACGATTGTCCCTTCGGCGACGAATCCGACCCGCGATGTAAACAGTACATGGGCTCATATGTAATGGCATCTCTCGGTTTCCCCAAAGCCTGGGTTGCTAAGCCAATCCTTGTGTGCCTCGCCTTCGTCATATTCTTCGTCGTGCTTTCAGTCATTGGACTTCATATTCTCAAAGTCGAAATGACGATTGCGCGTGCTCGTGTCTCAGATACCGATCTTTCTgctggaaaagaaaagatgaCTGCACGATCAGTCGCAGACGTTCGAGCCATTGACCTGGAACTCAACCAATTCTCGCTTGCTTTGGATAAGAGAACTCAATTGGGGAAGAAATTACCAACAAAGACGATTCTTAATCCTGTAAATGCGACGTTCAGCGCGGGAGTTTTGAATGTGATTATGGGTCCTTCGGGGAGTGGAAAGACATCACTTCTCAACTCAATGGCTCTGAGACTGCGGAATTCCGTGGGGACGAAGTATCGACCAGCTGGAAAGCTCACTTTCAACGGCGCTGTCCCTTCGGATTCGGTTATTCGATCAGTTTGTTCATATGTCTgtcaagacgatgatgcgCTGCTGCCATCACTTACAGTTCGTGAGACACTCCGCTTTGCCGCTGGTCTTCGCCTGCCGTCTTTCATGAacaaagaggagaagaaccGTCGGGCAGAAGATGtattgttgaagatgggttTGAAGGATTGTGCTGATAACCTCATCGGCGGTGAACTTGTCAAGGGTATTTCTGGAGGAGAGAAACGTCGAGTTTCCATCGCAGTACAAGTTCTCACTGATCCTCGtattcttcttctggacGAACCAACTTCTGGGTTGGATGCTTTTACCGCGAATTCTATCATGGAAGTTCTTCAAGGTCTTGCCAACGAAGGTCGAACTCTTATTCTCACGATCCATCAAGCTCGATCCGATCTGTTCAGGGAGTTTGGAAACGTTTTACTTTTAGCAAGAGGCGGTTCGCAAGTCTACTCTGGTCCTGGAAAGGACATGCTCGGATATCTTGCGCGTCATGGATACGAGTGTCCAACACATACCAACCCGGCTGACTTTGCACTCGATATGATCACTATCGATCTTCAACAGGAAGGAAGAGAGTTGGAGTCTCGAAAGCGAGTTCAGAAACTGATCGATcattggaaagaagagagttCTTCTACCAACGAAAAGCCTGCTGGTACACGAGATGAAGACATCAAAGATACCCCTGAACAACACAACAACCAGAACACAACACACCGCCGCTCCTTCAACAAAGCCAACCTCTCAACCCCCGCGGAACTCGGCGCCCTCATCCGCAAACGCGCCCCCATAACAACAtccctccccctcctcctccaccgcGCCACCATAAACACCTACCGCCAACCCGAGCTCATCGTTGCACGCCTCATGCAAGTAATCGGCCTCGCCATCGTCCTCGCCCTATTCTTCGCGCCCTTCGACAACGACTACTACTCTGTCCAGAACAGAATGGGCTTTGTGCAGGAAATTGGAGCGTTTTACTTTGTGGGCATGTTGCAGAACACGGCGATCTATCCGAATGAAAGGGATGTGTTTTATagagaggatgatgatggggttTATAGTGTGCATGCGTTCTTGGCGGCATATACGATTCTGGAGGTGCCGTTTGAGATTATCAGTTGTATgatctttggtgttttgggaGTTATTGCTGTTGATCTGCCACGGACTGCGACGCTGTACTTTGTTTCAGTGTTTGCTTGCTTTGGAATCGTATCATGTGGTGAATCCCTTGGTATCATGTTCAACACACTCTTCGGCCACACCGGCTTCGCTGTCAACATCATGGGCGTGTTCCTCGCGCTGGCTAACACAATGGCTGGTATTCTCTCCATCGACATGCCGGAGCTCTTCAAAGCGTTCAACTACCTCTCCCCTATTCGGTACGGCACACGAGCTGTAGCGCCGTACTCACTGCGGGATATTACGTTTACGTGTAATGAGGAGCAGAGACTACAGAATGGGAAGTGTCCGATTGAGACGGGGCAGCAGGTGTTGGAGTTGTATAACTTTGATGTTGACCCTGTTGTTAATGTGGCGTGCTTGGCGGCTTGTGTGGTGGTGTATAGATTACTGGCTTGggggttgttgaagattgcTAGGACGCATTGGaaggggaggaagaagagtgaTGAGAGTGTGAAGGAATAG
- a CDS encoding isoprenoid synthase domain-containing protein, with product MLRPGASVVRGTMNRQALWTRTSAAAPACALCRQLTVSRSPSRIHSASLHTSPRRDSAWGAAVQVASNVVSNVVKKASKDAMHVDPLRTVAKEMKFLTGNIRKLLGSGHPSLDRAAKYYTQAEGKHVRPLIVLLMSRATYLCPKTPPTAPIVTHRGVDTSISPAQILADVNPSAQPLSSLEQEVPDANSDILPSQRRLAEITELIHTASLLHDDVIDHSISRRGSPSANLEFGNKMAVLAGDFLLGRASVALARLRNPEVVELLATVIANLVEGEFMQLKNTERDERNPKWSEETVTYYLQKTYLKTASLISKSCRAAALLGNTDAVTVDAAYSYGRNLGLAFQLVDDLLDYTQSGSDLGKPAGADLELGLATAPLLFAWKQMPELGALVGRKFAQEGDVQRARELVLQSDGIEQTRALAQEYVDKAIASIAEFPESEAKDGLIEMAHKSLKRQK from the exons ATGCTCCGTCCGGGGGCCTCGGTGGTGCGCGGCACTATGAACAGACAGGCCTTGTGGACGAGGACAAGCGCTGCTGCTCCGGCTTGCGCTCTGTGCAGACAATTGACCGTCAGTCGATCTCCCTCGAGGATACACAGCGCTTCGTTGCATACTAGTCCTCGAAGGGACTCAGCCTGGGGTGCGGCTGTTCAAGTCGCTTCCAACGTCGTAAGCAATGTCGTCAAGAAGGCTTCCAAAGATGCAATGCATGTCGATCCTCTGCGGACTGTCGCCAAAGAGATGAAGTTCCTCACGGGCAACATTCGAAAACTCCTCGGATCTGGTCATCCTTCGCTTGACCGTGCTGCCAAATATTATACCCAGGCTGAGGGCAAGCATGTCAGACCATTGATCGTTCTCCTCATGAGCAGAGCTACATATCTCTGCCCAAAGACTCCTCCTACGGCTCCTATAGTTACTCACCGTGGCGTCGACACTTCGATATCGCCAGCTCAGATCCTCGCCGATGTGAACCCCTCTGCTCAGCCTCTATCATCTCTCGAACAAGAAGTCCCCGATGCAAACTCCGATATTCTTCCCAGCCAGCGACGGCTTGCCGAAATCACGGAGCTGATCCACACGGCTTCTCTCCTTCACGACGACGTTATCGATCACTCTATTTCTCGACGTGGCTCGCCCTCGGCAAATTTAGAGTTTGGCAACAAGATGGCTGTTCTGGCTGGTGATTTCTTGCTAGGCAGGGCATCTGTTGCGCTGGCTCGTCTTCGAAACCCAGAGGTTGTCGAGCTGCTGGCTACTGTTATTGCTAACCTCGTGGAGGGCGAGTTCATGCAGCTTAAGAACACGGAGCGGGACGAGAGGAATCCCAAGTGGTCGGAGGAGACTGTCACATACTACCTGCAAAAGACGTACCTCAAGACTGCATCGCTTATCTCAAAGTCTTGCCGAGCTGCCGCTTTGCTGGGTAACACGGATGCTGTGACAGTCGATGCAGCTTACTCGTATGGACGAAACCTGGGATTGGCTTTCCAGTTGGTAGACGACCTTTTGGATTATACACAGAGCGGATCGGATCTGGGTAAGCCTGCGGGGGCAGATTTGGAGCTGGGACTCGCGACGGCACCACTGCTATTTGCTTGGAAGCAGATGCCGGAACTCGGAGCCCTCGTTGGCCGCAAGTTTGCCCAGGAGGGTGACGTACAAAGG GCACGTGAGTTGGTTCTTCAGAGCGACGGTATTGAGCAGACGAGGGCTCTCGCGCAAGAATACGTGGATAAAGCTATTGCCTCGATTGCGGAATTCCCCGAGAGTGAGGCTAAGGACGGATTGATTGAGATGGCGCATAAGTCGCTCAAGCGACAGAAGTAA